One genomic region from Gossypium hirsutum isolate 1008001.06 chromosome D13, Gossypium_hirsutum_v2.1, whole genome shotgun sequence encodes:
- the LOC107937972 gene encoding uncharacterized protein, which yields MARFHSRLLHFFTFFCTTFVICLSSSSIESDFWITDSDSEGLLFHQDYSPPAPPPPPPHAPSVSCTDDLGGVGSLDSTCKIVADLNLTRDVYIAGKGNFYVLPGVRFHCPILGCSITLNISGNFSLGENSTIVAGTFELAAYNASFFNGSAVNTTGWAGDPPPQTSGTPQGVEGAGGGHGGRGASCLVEEGKLPEDVWGGDAYSWSSLQNPSSYGSKGGSTSKEVDYGGGGGGRVRMDIKEFLDVNGSLLAEGGDGGSKGGGGSGGSVYIKAHKMTGGGRISASGGNGFAGGGGGRVAVDVFSRHDEPTIYVHGGISRGCSKNAGAAGTLYDAVPRSLNVNNYNLSTDTETLLLEFPYQPLWTNVYIRNCARASVPLLWSRVQVQGQISLLCGGVLSFGLAHYATSEFELLAEELLMSDSIIKVYGALRMTVKIFLMWNSKMLIDGGEDSTVATSWLEASNLVVLKESSVIQSNANLGVHGQGLLNLSGSGDKIQAQRLVLSLFYSIHVGPGSVLRGPLEDASSYAITPKLYCELQDCPIELLHPPEDCNVNSSLSFTLQICRVEDITVEGLIKGSVVHFHRARTISVQSSGIISASGMGCIGGVGKGNFLDNGIGSGGGHGGKGGLGCYNSSCVGGGNSYGNSKLPCELGSGSGNESSADSIAGGGIIVMGSVEHPLSSLSVEGSVRADGEGFAETVWQYKNFLSNVSSIAPGGGSGGTVLLFLHTMTLGESAILSSVGGYGSPKGGGGGGGGRIHFHWSNIPTGDVYQPIARVKGSIYARGGLGRDESGSGENGTVTGKACPKGLYGTFCVECPVGTYKNVSGSDSSLCQPCPAWELPHRAIYIAVRGGIAETPCPYKCISDRYHMPNCYTALEELIYTFGGPWLFCLLLVGLLILLALVLSVARMKFVGVDELPGPAPTQHGSQIDHSFPFLESLNEVLETNRVEESQSHVHRMYFMGPNTFSEPWHLPHTPPEEIKEIVYEGAYNMFVDEINAIAAYQWWEGAIYTILSILAYPLAWSWQQWRRRMRLQRLREFVRSEYDHACLRSCRSRALYEGLKVSATSDLMLAYMDFFLGGDEKRTDLPPRLPQRFPMVIIFGGDGSYMAPFSLQNDNILTSLMSQLVPPTTWYRLVAGLNAQLRLVRRGQLRVTFRPVLRWLETHANPALRIYGVFIGLAWFQAAPNGYHQYGLLVSSVEEESEPVSSGNTDGGVRTALLSSVRTTYMQNQSGHLGEDVLLTQGHESSDGFARRRRSYGSLIDTNNLQMLEEKRDMFYLLSFIVHNTKPVGHQDLVGLVISMLLLGDFSLVLLTFLLLYSISLLDVFLVLFILPLGVLLPFPAGINALFSHGPRRSAGLARFYALWNITSLVNVGVAFLCGYIHYKSQSSSCKQIPNLQPWNINMDESEWWIFPAGLVLCKLFQSQLINWHVANLEIQDRSLYSNDFDLFWQS from the exons ATGGCTCGTTTTCATTCTCGGTTGCTTCATTTCTTCACCTTCTTCTGCACCACCTTCGTCATCTGTCTTTCGTCTTCTAGCATCGAATCGGATTTTTGGATAACCGATTCGGATTCGGAAGGTCTTTTGTTCCACCAAGACTACTCTCCTCCAGCACCTCCTCCACCGCCTCCTCACGCACCGTCAGTGTCTTGTACTGACGATCTCGGTGGGGTAGGTTCTCTCGATTCCACGTGTAAGATTGTGGCCGATTTGAACCTCACTCGTGATGTTTACATAGCGGGAAAGGGTAATTTTTACGTACTCCCCGGAGTTCGATTCCATTGCCCCATTTTGGGCTGTTCCATAACCCTAAACATCAGCGGGAACTTTTCCTTAGGCGAAAATTCAACTATAGTTGCTGGTACTTTCGAGCTCGCGGCTTATAACGCTAGTTTTTTCAATGGCTCGGCCGTGAACACTACGGGATGGGCAGGGGACCCGCCGCCGCAGACGAGTGGGACACCTCAGGGTGTAGAGGGAGCGGGCGGAGGTCATGGGGGCCGAGGTGCGAGTTGTTTAGTGGAGGAAGGGAAGCTGCCGGAGGATGTATGGGGTGGAGATGCTTATTCGTGGTCATCATTGCAGAACCCTTCGAGTTATGGTAGTAAGGGAGGGTCGACGAGTAAGGAAGTGGATTACGGAGGAGGAGGTGGTGGCCGGGTAAGAATGGATATTAAAGAGTTTCTGGATGTGAATGGGAGCTTGTTGGCTGAGGGGGGTGATGGAGGGAGTAAAGGAGGTGGTGGTTCAGGTGGTTCCGTCTATATCAAAGCTCATAAAAT GACTGGAGGTGGCAGGATAAGTGCTAGCGGAGGTAATGGTTTTGCTGGTGGAGGTGGTGGAAGAGTTGCGGTTGATGTTTTCAGCAGGCATGATGAACCAACAATATATGTGCATG GAGGAATTAGCCGTGGCTGCTCTAAGAATGCTGGTGCTGCTGGAACCCTTTATGATGCTGTGCCTCGAAGTCTTAATGTTAACAATTATAATTTGTCAACAGATACAGAAACGCTTCTTCTAGAGTTTCCTTATCAGCCACTTTGGACTAATGTCTATATTCGAAATTGTGCCAGGGCCAGTGTTCCATTGCTTTGGAGTCGTGTTCAG GTGCAAGGACAGATAAGTCTTCTATGTGGGGGGGTTCTGAGCTTTGGGCTAGCACATTATGCAACTTCAGAGTTTGAACTATTGGCAGAAGAACTGTTAATGAGTGATTCTATAATCAAG GTCTATGGGGCTTTACGCATGACTGTGAAAATATTCTTGATGTGGAATTCAAAAATGCTAATAGATGGTGGTGAAGATTCAACTGTTGCAACTTCATGGCTCGAGGCTAGTAATTTAGTCGTTCTCAAG GAATCATCAGTTATACAATCAAATGCAAACCTGGGAGTACATGGACAAGGTTTATTGAATTTATCTGGATCAGGAGATAAAATTCAGGCACAACGTTTGGTCCTATCACTATTTTACAGTATTCAC GTTGGACCTGGATCTGTTTTACGTGGTCCCCTAGAGGATGCATCATCTTATGCTAT TACACCAAAGCTTTATTGTGAGCTCCAAGATTGCCCCATTGAACTACTTCATCCACCTGAAGATTGCAATGTGAATTCATCTCTGTCTTTTACTCTCCAG ATATGCCGAGTTGAGGACATCACTGTCGAAGGTCTTATTAAGGGGTCTGTTGTTCATTTCCATCGGGCTAGAACGATATCTGTGCAGTCTTCTGGAATAATTAGTGCTTCTGGGATGG GATGCATAGGTGGTGTTGGCAAAGGGAACTTTTTAGACAATGGTATTGGCAGTGGTGGTGGCCATGGTGGTAAAGGAGGCCTTGGATGTTATAATAGTAGTTGTGTTGGGGGTGGTAATTCATATGGAAATTCCAAGTTGCCCTGTGAACTTGGTAGTGGAAGTGGAAATGAGAGCTCAGCTGATTCAATTGCAGGCGGTGGTATTATAG TGATGGGTTCTGTGGAGCATCCATTATCAAGTTTGTCTGTTGAGGGTTCTGTGAGGGCTGATGGAGAAGGTTTTGCAGAAACTGTCTGGCAATATAAGAATTTTCTTTCCAATGTTTCAAGCATAGCTCCGGGGGGTGGCTCTGGTGGTACTGTGCTTCTGTTTCTACATACGATGACTCTTGGTGAATCTGCCATTCTTTCAAGTGTAGGAGGATATGGTAGTCCCAAAGGGGGTGGTGGTGGAGGAGGTGGAAGGATTCATTTTCATTGGTCAAACATTCCCACTGGAGATGTGTACCAGCCTATTGCTAGAGTGAAGGGAAGCATCTATGCTAG GGGAGGATTAGGTAGAGATGAGAGTGGTTCTGGAGAAAATGGAACAGTGACTGGTAAAGCTTGTCCGAAAGGGCTGTATGGGACATTTTGTGTG gaATGTCCTGTtggtacttacaagaatgttagTGGATCTGATAGTTCCCTCTGTCAACCTTGCCCTGCTTGGGAGCTTCCCCATCGTGCCATTTATATTGCTGTTCGAG GTGGTATTGCTGAAACCCCTTGTCCTTACAAATGCATCTCAGACAGATATCACATGCCAAACTGTTACACAGCACTTGAAGAGTTAATATACACATTTGGGGGACCATGGTTATTTTGTCTTCTTCTTGTGGGTCTTCTCATCCTCTTAGCACTAGTGCTAAGCGTTGCACGAATGAAATTTGTTGGAGTTGATGAATTACCAGGCCCAGCTCCCACTCAGCATGGCTCTCAAATAGATCATTCTTTTCCATTTCTGGAGTCATTAAATGAG GTATTGGAAACGAACAGAGTTGAGGAATCACAGAGTCATGTGCACAGAATGTATTTTATGGGTCCTAATACTTTCAGTGAACCTTGGCATCTGCCCCACACGCCTCCagaagaaataaaagagattGT ATATGAGGGTGCATACAACATGTTTGTGGATGAGATTAATGCAATAGCTGCTTACCAGTGGTGGGAAGGTGCAATTTACACAATTCTTTCTATTCTTGCATATCCCCTTGCTTGGTCATGGCAGCAATGGCGGCGAAGAATGAGATTGCAACGGTTACGTGAGTTCGTGCGATCGGAGTATGACCATGCTTGCTTACGTTCTTGCCGTTCACGGGCTCTCTATGAGGGGCTTAAG GTATCTGCAACTTCTGATTTAATGCTTGCTTATATGGACTTCTTCCTTGGTGGAGATGAAAAGAGAACAGACCTTCCTCCTCGCCTCCCACAAAGGTTTCCTATGGTTATAATTTTTGGAGGTGACGGAAGTTATATGGCACCATTTTCCCTTCAAAATGATAACATTCTTACCAGTCTTATGAGTCAG TTAGTGCCCCCCACTACTTGGTATCGACTGGTGGCTGGTTTGAATGCACAATTACGCTTGGTTCGTCGTGGACAGCTGAGAGTAACATTTCGACCTGTCCTGCGATGGCTTGAAACCCATGCTAATCCTGCTTTGAGAATCTATGGCGTATTCATTGGTCTTGCCTGGTTTCAGGCTGCACCTAACGGTTATCACCAGTATGGACTTTTGGTGTCTTCTGTTGAAGAGGAAAGCGAACCTGTATCCTCGGGAAATACCGATGGAGGAGTCCGAACTGCACTACTTTCAAG CGTGAGGACCACATACATGCAAAATCAATCTGGTCACCTAGGAGAAGATGTGCTTTTAACCCAAGGTCACGAAAGCAGTGATGGTTTTGCTAGGCGGAGGAGGAGTTATGGAAGTCTTATAGATACTAACAACTTACAAATGCTTGAAGAGAAGAGAGATATGTTTTACCTTCTCTCTTTCATAGTCCACAATACTAAACCCGTTGGTCACCAG GATCTTGTTGGCTTGGTCATATCAATGCTACTTTTAGGAGATTTTAGCTTAGTGTTACTCACGTTCCTTCTGTTGTATTCAATATCATTGTTGGATGTCTTTCTGGTGTTATTTATTTTACCTCTTGGCGTTCTTCTTCCTTTTCCTGCTGGCATAAATGCTTTATTCAGTCATGGACCAAGGCGTTCTGCAGGTCTCGCACGTTTCTATGCTTTGTGGAACATAACATCCTTGGTTAATGTC GGTGTTGCATTTCTTTGTGGGTATATTCACTATAAGAGTCAGTCATCATCTTGTAAACAGATCCCGAACCTTCAGCCATGGAATATTAACAT GGATGAAAGTGAATGGTGGATTTTTCCTGCTGGACTGGTTTTGTGTAAGCTTTTCCAATCACAACTCATAAACTGGCATGTTGCGAATCTAGAGATTCAAGACCGTTCATTGTATAGTAATGATTTTGACCTATTTTGGCAGTCATGA